One Microlunatus soli genomic window carries:
- a CDS encoding DedA family protein: MDVLSQFILAAAGSPWVLLAVAALIIIDGIFPLVPSESIVIGLAAIGVGTGHPSLLILGIVAAAAAWVGDNLAYEIGRGIGITRFRWMHRPWFTKAMTKAAAALDRRVSSAVLAGRFIPGGRVAISLVAGATRIPRRVYRPLTVASSTLWAIYSLVIGTIGGAWVAAHPVLGVGLAIGLGMIVGFAVDQILALIRRRRAARIERAELTRAADREPTPVG; the protein is encoded by the coding sequence ATGGACGTCCTCAGCCAGTTCATCCTGGCCGCCGCCGGATCACCGTGGGTGTTGCTCGCGGTCGCCGCTCTGATCATCATCGACGGGATCTTTCCGCTGGTGCCCAGCGAATCGATCGTGATCGGACTGGCCGCGATCGGTGTCGGCACCGGTCATCCGTCGCTGCTGATCCTCGGCATCGTGGCCGCCGCAGCAGCCTGGGTCGGCGACAATCTCGCGTACGAGATCGGCCGCGGTATCGGGATCACCCGATTCCGCTGGATGCACAGACCCTGGTTCACCAAGGCGATGACGAAGGCGGCCGCAGCCCTGGACCGTCGGGTGTCCTCGGCGGTGCTGGCCGGCCGCTTCATCCCCGGCGGCCGGGTCGCGATCAGCCTGGTCGCCGGCGCCACCCGGATCCCGCGCCGGGTCTACCGCCCGCTGACCGTCGCCTCCTCCACGCTGTGGGCGATCTACTCCCTGGTGATCGGCACCATCGGCGGCGCCTGGGTGGCCGCACATCCCGTCCTCGGCGTCGGGCTCGCCATCGGCCTGGGCATGATCGTCGGCTTCGCCGTGGACCAGATCCTGGCCCTGATCCGCCGTCGGCGGGCAGCTCGCATCGAACGTGCCGAGCTGACCCGCGCCGCGGACCGTGAGCCGACCCCGGTCGGCTGA
- a CDS encoding citrate synthase yields MTETLTIRDNRTGRDYEVAITDGTIRAADLKQIAVDGEPGLATYDPGFVNTASCRSAITYIDGDAGILEYRGYPIEQLAESSTFLEVAYLLLNGELPNSAQLEQWTHDITFHTFLHENIKTFIEGFRYDAHPMGMTMAAIAALSTFYPDARDIGDPDNRKLQATRLIAKMPTLGAFAFRHGQGKPYVYPDNELSYVDNFLAMLFKMSERKYDADPRLSRALEILFILHADHEQNCSANAVRSVGSSGVDPYSAIAAGVGALYGPLHGGANEAVLRMLRRIGDVSNIPEFIEGVKAGNERLMGFGHRVYKNYDPRAKIIKQAADGVFEVTGVNPLLKIALELEKIALEDEYFVSRKLYPNVDFYSGLIYEALQFPPEMFTVLFAIGRMPGWLAQWEELSGDKEQKIARPKQVYTGARTRDFVPIDKR; encoded by the coding sequence ATGACCGAAACCCTCACCATTCGCGACAACCGGACCGGACGGGATTACGAGGTCGCCATCACTGACGGCACGATCCGCGCCGCAGATCTGAAGCAGATCGCCGTTGATGGTGAGCCGGGGCTGGCCACCTACGACCCGGGCTTCGTGAACACCGCCTCCTGCCGGAGCGCGATCACCTACATCGACGGCGACGCCGGGATTCTGGAGTATCGCGGCTACCCGATCGAGCAGCTGGCCGAGTCCTCGACCTTCCTCGAGGTCGCCTATCTGCTGCTGAACGGCGAACTGCCCAACAGCGCGCAGCTGGAGCAGTGGACGCACGACATCACCTTCCACACGTTCCTGCACGAGAACATCAAGACCTTCATCGAGGGTTTCCGGTACGACGCCCACCCGATGGGCATGACGATGGCCGCGATCGCCGCGCTGTCCACGTTCTACCCCGACGCCCGCGACATCGGCGATCCGGACAACCGCAAGCTGCAGGCGACCCGGCTGATCGCGAAGATGCCGACCCTGGGTGCGTTCGCCTTCCGGCACGGCCAGGGCAAGCCGTACGTCTATCCGGACAACGAGCTGTCCTACGTCGACAACTTCCTGGCCATGCTGTTCAAGATGAGCGAGCGCAAGTACGACGCCGATCCGCGGCTGTCCCGGGCGCTGGAGATCCTGTTCATCCTGCACGCCGATCATGAGCAGAACTGCTCGGCCAACGCGGTCCGCTCGGTCGGCTCCTCCGGTGTCGACCCGTACTCGGCGATCGCGGCCGGGGTCGGTGCCCTCTACGGGCCGCTGCACGGTGGCGCGAACGAGGCCGTGCTGCGGATGCTGCGTCGGATCGGCGACGTGTCCAACATTCCGGAGTTCATCGAGGGTGTGAAGGCCGGCAACGAACGGCTGATGGGCTTCGGACACCGGGTCTACAAGAACTACGACCCGCGGGCCAAGATCATCAAGCAGGCCGCCGACGGGGTCTTCGAGGTCACCGGGGTCAACCCGCTGCTGAAGATCGCCCTGGAGCTGGAGAAGATCGCCCTGGAGGACGAGTACTTCGTCTCCCGCAAGCTCTACCCGAACGTGGACTTCTACTCCGGTCTGATCTATGAGGCCCTGCAGTTCCCGCCGGAGATGTTCACCGTGCTGTTCGCGATCGGCCGGATGCCCGGCTGGCTGGCCCAATGGGAAGAGCTGAGCGGCGACAAGGAGCAGAAGATCGCCCGCCCGAAGCAGGTCTACACCGGCGCCCGGACCCGCGACTTCGTCCCGATCGACAAGCGCTGA
- the rplM gene encoding 50S ribosomal protein L13, protein MSTYSPKPGDITREWHVIDASDVVLGRLAVTVAGLLRGKHKPTFAPHVDGGDFVVIVNASKIALTGNKRTDKLAYRHSGRPGGLKSISYGELLDTDPRKAVEKAVWGMLPKNRLSRKLISKLKVYAGPEHPHTAQQPKAYEITQLAQ, encoded by the coding sequence GTGTCCACGTACAGCCCGAAGCCCGGTGACATCACCCGGGAATGGCATGTCATTGATGCCTCCGACGTCGTCCTGGGTCGTCTCGCCGTCACCGTGGCGGGCCTGCTGCGCGGCAAGCACAAGCCGACCTTCGCTCCGCATGTCGACGGCGGCGATTTCGTCGTCATCGTCAACGCCTCCAAGATCGCGCTGACCGGCAACAAGCGCACCGACAAGCTGGCCTACCGGCACTCCGGTCGGCCCGGTGGCCTGAAGTCCATCAGCTACGGCGAACTGCTCGACACCGATCCGCGCAAGGCCGTGGAGAAGGCGGTCTGGGGCATGCTGCCGAAGAACCGGCTGAGCCGGAAGCTGATCAGCAAGCTCAAGGTGTATGCCGGTCCGGAACACCCGCACACCGCGCAGCAGCCGAAGGCCTACGAGATCACCCAGCTCGCCCAGTAA
- the rpsI gene encoding 30S ribosomal protein S9: MTENVTEAQAPEAAQADTLEATEEATTFTEGDKEIAYRSEAAESRGATPGSRAAVIAPAAATGRRKEAIARVRIVPGTGNWTINGRTLDQYFPNKVHQQIASEPFSTAAVEGSYDVIARINGGGISGQAGALRLGVARALNEVDAEASRPSLKKAGMLTRDARIKERKKAGLKKARKAPQYSKR; the protein is encoded by the coding sequence GTGACTGAGAACGTAACCGAGGCCCAGGCGCCCGAGGCGGCTCAGGCCGACACCCTCGAGGCGACCGAGGAGGCCACCACCTTCACCGAAGGTGACAAGGAGATCGCCTACCGCAGCGAGGCCGCCGAGAGCCGTGGCGCGACCCCGGGCAGCCGGGCCGCCGTGATCGCTCCGGCCGCTGCCACCGGCCGCCGCAAGGAGGCCATCGCTCGGGTCCGGATCGTTCCGGGCACCGGCAACTGGACCATCAACGGTCGCACCCTGGATCAGTACTTCCCGAACAAGGTGCACCAGCAGATCGCCTCCGAGCCGTTCAGCACGGCCGCGGTCGAGGGCTCCTACGACGTCATCGCCCGGATCAACGGTGGCGGCATCAGCGGCCAGGCCGGTGCGCTGCGACTCGGTGTCGCCCGCGCACTGAACGAGGTCGACGCCGAGGCCAGCCGGCCGAGCCTGAAGAAGGCCGGCATGCTGACTCGGGACGCCCGGATCAAGGAACGGAAGAAGGCCGGCCTGAAGAAGGCTCGCAAGGCTCCGCAGTACAGCAAGCGCTGA